In a genomic window of Pirellulales bacterium:
- a CDS encoding TIGR03118 family protein, with the protein MRNKISTLLSVCLLYGLAEAACAATGYQQQNLVSDGFVPAAHIDPNLVNPWGLVFNPVGFSWVADNGSGLSTLYDGNGVAQSLVVSVPGDDGPAAPTGIVFNGSNDFVVNDGAGGHSGPSAFIFASEDGTISGWSPAVPPPAPSTAAQVAVPAAGGAVFKGLAIGTSAGSQFIYATDFHNNRIDVFNSSFAPVVPSGSFSDPNLPAGFAPFGIQNIGNQLFVTYAKQDGAAHDDVPGAGNGFVDVYDLTGHLIQRLVSGGALNSPWGLAMAPSNFGQFSNDLLVGNFGDGTIHAYDPTTGTLLGTLSDQNGNPLVNDGLWALQFGNGLFNQATNALFFTAGPDGEAHGLYGSLTAAPEPSTLVIAGLGACLLVVARARGRFIRQGAH; encoded by the coding sequence ATGCGAAATAAAATCTCGACACTCTTGAGTGTTTGCCTGCTCTACGGCCTGGCAGAGGCTGCGTGCGCAGCCACAGGCTATCAACAACAAAACCTGGTTTCCGACGGCTTCGTGCCCGCGGCGCATATCGATCCGAATCTGGTGAATCCGTGGGGGCTGGTCTTTAACCCGGTGGGCTTCTCCTGGGTTGCCGACAACGGCAGTGGGCTATCGACGTTGTACGACGGCAACGGCGTCGCCCAATCGCTGGTTGTTTCCGTGCCAGGCGACGATGGTCCCGCCGCTCCGACGGGCATTGTTTTCAACGGCTCGAACGACTTTGTCGTCAACGACGGCGCAGGGGGCCACTCCGGTCCGAGTGCTTTCATTTTCGCCAGCGAAGACGGCACGATCTCGGGCTGGTCGCCCGCGGTGCCGCCGCCGGCGCCGTCGACCGCCGCTCAGGTGGCCGTTCCCGCCGCCGGGGGCGCCGTCTTCAAGGGTCTGGCCATTGGCACGAGCGCCGGCTCCCAATTCATCTATGCGACCGACTTCCACAATAACCGCATCGACGTGTTCAATAGCTCGTTTGCACCCGTGGTTCCATCCGGCTCATTCTCGGACCCGAACCTGCCAGCCGGCTTTGCTCCGTTTGGCATTCAAAACATTGGCAACCAGCTATTCGTTACCTACGCCAAGCAGGACGGCGCCGCGCACGACGACGTGCCTGGCGCCGGCAACGGCTTCGTCGACGTGTACGATTTGACCGGTCACTTGATCCAGCGCCTGGTCTCGGGCGGAGCGCTCAACTCGCCGTGGGGTTTGGCCATGGCGCCATCGAACTTCGGACAGTTCAGCAATGATTTGCTGGTCGGGAACTTTGGCGATGGCACGATCCACGCCTACGATCCAACCACCGGCACGCTCCTGGGCACCCTCAGCGACCAAAATGGCAATCCGCTGGTCAACGACGGCCTGTGGGCGCTGCAGTTCGGCAATGGATTATTTAACCAGGCGACCAATGCGCTCTTTTTCACAGCCGGACCAGACGGCGAAGCACACGGTCTCTACGGCAGCCTTACGGCGGCGCCCGAACCGTCGACACTGGTCATCGCCGGATTGGGCGCATGTCTCTTGGTCGTGGCTCGCGCGCGAGGCCGGTTTATCCGTCAGGGCGCACACTAA